A window of Leclercia adecarboxylata contains these coding sequences:
- a CDS encoding aldose 1-epimerase: protein MMDLLLIENAHLRMRVNPQGGGLQELFSLACGQPVLWDGGDSALFPMLPLANRVAGNRFRFKAREILLPESPVDERFFLHGDGWQSRWEVASLTGTECLLTLRSQHACGFDYRVELRYQLRENVLRAALTLTHLGQEPMLYGLGFHPWFCFDAQSHLQFSASGYWPEGEHHLPLAWQGDIPPENDFSTPRQGGDRWLNVGYSGWNGVATITRDVMNITIRAQTPWLMLFRMSGKSFLCLEPQSHPVNAHHMAGQPGLVALGQGESSHFAMEIAVKSAVQSC from the coding sequence CTGATGGACTTACTGTTGATAGAGAACGCGCATCTGCGGATGCGCGTCAACCCGCAGGGCGGCGGGTTACAGGAGCTCTTTTCCCTGGCCTGCGGTCAGCCGGTGTTATGGGATGGAGGGGACAGCGCGCTGTTTCCGATGCTGCCGCTGGCAAACCGGGTGGCGGGGAATCGTTTCAGGTTTAAGGCACGGGAAATCCTGTTGCCTGAAAGCCCGGTTGATGAGCGCTTCTTCCTCCACGGCGACGGCTGGCAGTCGCGCTGGGAGGTGGCTTCACTCACCGGCACGGAATGTCTGCTGACCTTGCGCAGCCAGCATGCGTGCGGCTTTGATTATCGGGTGGAGCTGCGGTATCAGCTGCGCGAGAACGTACTGCGTGCGGCGCTGACGCTCACCCATCTCGGCCAGGAGCCAATGCTCTACGGCCTGGGCTTTCATCCCTGGTTCTGTTTTGATGCGCAAAGCCACCTGCAATTTTCAGCCAGCGGCTACTGGCCGGAGGGGGAGCACCATTTGCCGCTGGCGTGGCAGGGCGATATCCCGCCCGAAAATGATTTCAGCACGCCCCGGCAGGGTGGGGATCGCTGGCTGAACGTCGGCTATTCTGGCTGGAACGGCGTGGCGACCATTACACGTGATGTGATGAATATCACAATCAGAGCGCAAACTCCGTGGCTGATGCTGTTCAGAATGTCGGGTAAATCATTCTTATGCCTGGAGCCCCAGAGCCATCCGGTCAATGCCCATCATATGGCCGGGCAGCCTGGGCTG
- a CDS encoding sugar porter family MFS transporter: MNNSAQTQLKMGYVWTICLVAACGGLLFGYDWVVIGGAKPFYEAWFSITDPAQSGWAMSSALVGCIFGALISGWCADKFGRKRPLILSAVLFSASAWGTAAAGSFDMFVFYRIVGGVGIGLASALSPLYIAEVSPAEKRGRFVAINQLTIVVGVLAAQLVNLMIAEPVAAGATQEAIVQTWNGQTGWRWMFGAELVPALAFLVLMFFVPESPRWLMKAGKPERARAMLERIGTAEYASQTLNEIAHTLAKDSQKVAFSTLLQPSVKPIVIIGMVLAMFQQWCGINVIFNYAQEIFASAGFDINDTLKSIVATGIINLVFTLAALPLVDKIGRRKLMLLGASGLTIIYVLIASAYAMNIMGWPVLLLVLAAIAIYALTLAPVTWVLLSEIFPNRVRGLAMSMGTLALWIACFLLTYTFPLLNAGLGAAGSFLLYGVICAAGYLYILRKVPETKGVTLEALEEQLEKQHGKVASAGSAERAH, from the coding sequence ATGAATAATAGCGCGCAGACACAACTGAAAATGGGCTACGTCTGGACAATCTGTCTGGTCGCCGCCTGCGGTGGATTACTGTTTGGCTACGACTGGGTGGTGATTGGCGGGGCCAAACCCTTCTATGAGGCCTGGTTCTCCATTACCGACCCGGCTCAGTCCGGCTGGGCGATGAGTTCCGCGCTGGTGGGCTGTATCTTCGGGGCCCTGATCTCCGGCTGGTGTGCCGATAAATTTGGCCGCAAGCGTCCGCTTATCCTCTCGGCGGTGCTGTTCAGCGCCTCGGCGTGGGGCACGGCGGCGGCAGGCAGTTTTGATATGTTCGTGTTCTACCGCATCGTAGGCGGGGTGGGGATCGGCCTGGCCTCCGCCCTGAGTCCGCTCTACATCGCCGAAGTCAGCCCGGCGGAAAAGCGTGGCCGCTTTGTGGCCATCAACCAGCTGACCATCGTGGTGGGCGTGCTGGCAGCCCAGCTGGTAAACCTGATGATTGCCGAGCCGGTAGCGGCAGGCGCCACGCAGGAGGCTATCGTCCAGACCTGGAACGGTCAAACCGGCTGGCGCTGGATGTTTGGTGCGGAGCTGGTTCCGGCTCTGGCGTTTCTGGTGCTGATGTTCTTTGTGCCGGAATCCCCACGCTGGCTGATGAAGGCCGGTAAGCCAGAGCGTGCCCGCGCCATGCTGGAGCGTATCGGCACCGCGGAGTACGCCAGCCAGACCTTGAACGAGATTGCTCACACCCTGGCAAAAGACAGCCAGAAAGTGGCCTTCTCCACGCTGTTACAGCCTTCGGTTAAACCCATCGTCATCATCGGCATGGTGCTGGCGATGTTCCAGCAGTGGTGCGGGATCAACGTGATCTTCAACTATGCCCAGGAGATCTTCGCCTCCGCCGGGTTTGATATCAACGACACCCTGAAATCAATTGTTGCCACCGGCATCATTAACCTCGTCTTTACCCTTGCGGCACTGCCGCTGGTGGACAAGATTGGCCGCCGCAAGCTGATGCTGCTGGGGGCGTCGGGCCTGACCATTATCTACGTGCTGATTGCCAGCGCCTACGCCATGAACATAATGGGCTGGCCGGTTCTGCTGCTGGTGCTGGCGGCGATTGCGATCTATGCCCTGACGCTTGCCCCGGTCACCTGGGTGCTGCTGTCGGAGATCTTCCCCAACCGCGTGCGTGGCCTGGCGATGTCGATGGGCACGCTGGCGCTGTGGATTGCCTGCTTCCTGCTGACCTACACCTTCCCACTGCTCAATGCCGGGCTGGGTGCGGCGGGCAGCTTCCTGCTCTACGGGGTGATCTGTGCGGCAGGGTATCTCTACATTCTGCGTAAAGTGCCGGAGACCAAAGGCGTAACCCTGGAAGCGCTTGAGGAACAGCTGGAGAAACAGCACGGCAAAGTGGCGTCTGCAGGCAGTGCCGAGCGCGCCCACTGA
- a CDS encoding DUF5107 domain-containing protein has protein sequence MSGAVKVWRETVALPTWTTGAEDTNPMFLEKRVYQGSSGAVYPYGVTDTLTGVRESRDYQAVWMENDYIRIMLLPELGGRIHRAYDKVQQRDFVYYNEVVKPALVGLLGPWISGGIEFNWPQHHRPTTFMPVDVTFQQQDNGAQTVWMGEAEPMRGLQVMTGFTLYPDRALIEITGKVFNGNATPRHFLWWANPAVKGGDDHQSVFPPDVTAVFDHGKRAVSAFPIATGTYYKVDYSAGVDISRYKNVPVPTSYMAEKSDYDFVGAYHHGERGGLLHVADHHVSPGKKQWSWGHDDFGRAWDRNLTDENGPYIELMTGVFTDNQPDFTWLAPYEEKIFVQNFLPYSELGQVHNASTDLALKLERREQQLQFGVYAIAPLNDVRLELTADGQSVLETQLTLMPGESWQHALPDTWPQRLTLRVKDSAGRTLLHYLEHIPQETPLPDPATAPAMPEAIGNSDELYFIGQHLEQYNHASRYAEDYYRRALALDAHDYRNNVALGTLALNRADWALAQRCAEAALVRAHRLNKNPRDGEASQLLATALERQGQDDAAWDHYYKASWSGNCRDAAFWSLARLAMKRGNTADALEKVDISLGINAGNNLAMGLKALALAEIQGDDAALEYIQGCLHTHPLSYALHYARWAISRDEAARDKLLQVTGRRGANACVLAGWLTSMGMPDAAREMLDLLDCQETLPQLWRAALSDEPASRARYIAAARQCEARRVRFPNALDEVQMLQSLQDDPFARYLLGCFWYSKRRYDDAVSCWEFTLKQAPQFAPAHRLLGIYAWNKQHNLALAQQYLQRAVALEPENPRFLFELDYLNKLTGQPVAERLAMLTGRENVVLKRDDLTAELLSLWNCSGRYSLAAQVLRERQFHPWEGGEGKVTGQYLLNQQHQALQHIGRGEFRDAIALLQSALRYPHNLGEGRLPGQTDNDIWYLLGYCHAQLDAQADAQRCFARAAEGGSTLDAGRYYNDQPADYLFWQGMALRQLGDSAAADRHFRGFLAWVEAHRDGVPEADFFAVSLPDLVVLDTPAGHQHQQHCLFIEALGYAGLGDIAACKRQLGALLARHPAHDKAHLIQHAQATGIFH, from the coding sequence ATGTCTGGAGCAGTGAAGGTCTGGCGGGAGACCGTCGCATTACCGACGTGGACCACCGGCGCGGAAGATACCAACCCGATGTTTCTGGAGAAGCGCGTCTACCAGGGCTCCTCTGGTGCGGTCTACCCCTATGGCGTGACGGATACCCTGACCGGCGTTCGGGAAAGCCGCGACTACCAGGCCGTGTGGATGGAAAACGACTATATCCGCATCATGCTGCTGCCGGAGTTGGGCGGACGTATTCATCGGGCATATGACAAAGTTCAGCAGCGGGATTTCGTTTACTACAACGAAGTGGTGAAACCGGCGCTGGTGGGGCTGCTGGGGCCGTGGATCTCCGGCGGGATCGAATTTAACTGGCCGCAACACCACCGTCCGACCACCTTTATGCCGGTCGACGTCACTTTCCAGCAGCAGGATAACGGGGCGCAAACCGTCTGGATGGGCGAGGCCGAGCCGATGCGCGGCCTGCAGGTGATGACCGGGTTCACCCTCTATCCTGACCGGGCGTTGATTGAGATCACCGGTAAAGTCTTCAACGGCAACGCCACGCCGCGCCACTTCCTGTGGTGGGCGAACCCGGCGGTGAAGGGCGGGGACGATCATCAGAGCGTCTTCCCGCCGGACGTCACGGCGGTGTTTGACCACGGCAAGCGCGCAGTCTCTGCTTTTCCCATCGCCACCGGAACCTACTATAAAGTCGACTACTCGGCGGGGGTGGATATCTCCCGCTACAAAAATGTCCCGGTTCCGACGTCGTACATGGCCGAAAAATCGGACTACGACTTTGTCGGGGCATACCATCACGGCGAGCGGGGCGGCCTGCTGCACGTGGCCGATCATCACGTCTCGCCGGGCAAAAAGCAGTGGAGCTGGGGCCATGACGATTTTGGCCGCGCCTGGGATCGCAATCTCACCGATGAAAACGGCCCCTATATCGAGCTGATGACCGGGGTCTTTACCGATAACCAGCCCGATTTCACCTGGCTTGCCCCTTATGAAGAGAAAATCTTCGTCCAGAATTTCCTGCCCTACAGCGAGCTGGGCCAGGTGCACAACGCCAGTACCGACCTGGCGCTGAAGCTTGAACGCCGCGAGCAGCAGCTTCAGTTTGGCGTTTACGCCATCGCACCGCTGAACGACGTGCGCCTCGAACTGACCGCCGACGGCCAGTCCGTCCTGGAGACGCAGCTGACCCTGATGCCGGGTGAAAGCTGGCAGCATGCGCTGCCGGATACCTGGCCGCAGCGCTTAACGTTGCGGGTAAAAGACTCTGCGGGCCGCACGCTACTGCACTATCTGGAACACATCCCGCAGGAGACGCCGCTGCCGGATCCGGCCACCGCGCCAGCGATGCCGGAGGCGATCGGCAACAGCGATGAGCTCTATTTTATCGGGCAGCATCTGGAGCAGTACAACCACGCCAGCCGCTATGCGGAGGATTACTACCGCCGGGCGCTGGCGCTGGATGCCCACGACTACCGCAACAACGTGGCGCTGGGTACCCTGGCCCTCAATCGCGCCGACTGGGCGCTGGCGCAACGCTGCGCTGAAGCCGCGCTGGTTCGCGCCCACCGTCTGAATAAGAACCCGCGCGATGGCGAAGCCAGCCAGCTGCTGGCGACGGCGCTGGAGCGGCAGGGGCAGGACGATGCCGCATGGGATCACTACTACAAAGCCTCCTGGAGCGGCAACTGCCGTGACGCGGCCTTCTGGTCTCTGGCGCGGCTGGCAATGAAGCGCGGGAATACTGCCGACGCGCTGGAAAAAGTCGATATCAGCCTGGGCATCAATGCCGGTAACAATCTGGCGATGGGGCTGAAAGCGCTCGCGCTGGCGGAGATTCAGGGTGACGACGCCGCGCTGGAGTACATCCAGGGCTGCCTGCACACCCACCCGCTGAGCTACGCCCTGCACTATGCGCGCTGGGCCATCAGCCGGGACGAGGCTGCACGTGACAAGCTGCTGCAGGTCACCGGTCGTCGCGGGGCCAATGCCTGCGTGCTGGCCGGCTGGTTAACCTCCATGGGCATGCCTGACGCCGCCCGCGAGATGCTGGATCTGCTCGACTGCCAGGAGACCCTGCCTCAGCTGTGGCGGGCCGCGCTGAGCGACGAGCCCGCAAGCCGTGCCCGCTATATTGCGGCGGCGCGCCAGTGCGAGGCCAGGCGGGTCCGTTTCCCGAACGCTCTTGATGAAGTGCAGATGCTGCAAAGCCTGCAGGACGATCCCTTTGCCCGCTATCTGCTGGGCTGCTTCTGGTACAGCAAACGCCGCTATGACGACGCGGTGAGCTGCTGGGAATTTACCCTGAAGCAGGCGCCGCAGTTTGCGCCCGCGCACCGCCTGCTGGGGATCTACGCCTGGAATAAACAGCATAACCTGGCCCTGGCACAACAATACTTGCAGCGCGCCGTGGCGCTGGAGCCGGAGAATCCCCGCTTCCTGTTCGAGCTTGATTATCTCAATAAGCTTACCGGCCAGCCGGTGGCGGAGCGTCTCGCCATGCTCACCGGGCGGGAAAATGTGGTCCTGAAGCGCGATGATCTCACCGCGGAGCTGCTGAGCCTATGGAACTGTTCCGGGCGCTATAGCCTTGCGGCGCAGGTGCTGCGGGAGCGTCAGTTCCATCCGTGGGAGGGCGGGGAAGGTAAAGTGACCGGGCAGTATCTGCTCAACCAGCAGCACCAGGCTTTACAGCACATCGGGCGCGGTGAGTTTCGCGACGCGATAGCGCTGTTGCAGTCGGCGCTGCGCTATCCGCACAACCTGGGCGAGGGGCGCCTGCCGGGCCAGACCGATAACGATATCTGGTATCTGCTGGGGTATTGCCACGCGCAACTTGATGCGCAGGCCGACGCGCAGCGCTGCTTTGCCCGGGCGGCAGAGGGCGGCTCGACCCTGGATGCCGGACGCTACTACAACGATCAGCCCGCAGATTACCTCTTCTGGCAGGGGATGGCGCTGCGCCAGCTGGGCGACAGCGCGGCGGCGGATCGTCATTTCCGGGGCTTCCTGGCCTGGGTGGAAGCCCATCGCGATGGCGTGCCGGAGGCGGATTTCTTTGCGGTGTCGCTGCCGGATCTGGTGGTGCTGGATACCCCAGCCGGTCATCAGCATCAGCAGCACTGCCTGTTCATCGAGGCGCTGGGCTATGCGGGGCTGGGGGATATCGCCGCCTGCAAACGCCAGCTGGGTGCCTTACTGGCACGCCATCCGGCCCATGACAAAGCGCATCTGATTCAGCATGCGCAGGCCACGGGCATTTTCCATTAA
- a CDS encoding ROK family protein: protein MQVSGLNNTSVRQHNRRTIMSLVWRYKRLSKSQLAQYTGLSIPAVSKILDELVADNKLGHSRENLSTRGMNSGHYQIPDDGPLILCMNVSPTSIESQLIDARMLPQGEFRWTDVNAQTPEALLQAIENLWQQQRKRWPGQRINLALGIHGQVDTATGVSQIMPQAPWKKPIEIKYLLEEKLGITVRVDNDCVMLALAEKWQNPDNRDDFCVINVDYGIGSSFVINGQVYRGTLNGSGQIGHTIFDRDGVACACGRYGCLETVASLSALKKQARLWLKSQPGTLGLDPDALTSLQLIEAWRQGDERIQRWADEAANAIGLTLYNLLNILNINQIWFYGRSCAFGERWLETINRQIGFTPFDHGDAVRNRQTEIAFGGLTRQQQIIGIGYLFVEDALAAG from the coding sequence ATGCAGGTATCCGGTCTGAACAATACCAGCGTGCGACAGCATAACCGCCGCACCATTATGTCGCTGGTCTGGCGTTACAAACGCCTGAGCAAATCGCAGCTGGCCCAGTACACCGGGCTCTCTATTCCGGCGGTGAGTAAGATTCTGGATGAGCTGGTCGCCGACAATAAGCTGGGGCATTCCCGTGAAAATCTCAGCACCCGGGGGATGAACAGCGGCCATTACCAAATCCCGGATGATGGGCCATTGATACTTTGCATGAATGTTAGCCCCACCAGCATAGAGAGCCAGCTGATCGACGCCCGCATGTTGCCGCAAGGGGAATTTCGCTGGACCGACGTCAACGCGCAGACGCCGGAGGCGCTGTTGCAGGCCATTGAAAACCTGTGGCAGCAACAGCGCAAACGGTGGCCGGGGCAGCGGATCAATCTGGCATTAGGCATCCACGGCCAGGTTGATACCGCTACCGGCGTGTCGCAGATCATGCCCCAGGCGCCGTGGAAAAAACCGATTGAAATTAAGTATCTGCTGGAGGAAAAACTGGGCATCACGGTGAGGGTGGATAACGACTGCGTGATGCTGGCCCTGGCGGAGAAATGGCAAAATCCGGACAACCGCGACGATTTTTGCGTCATTAACGTCGACTACGGCATCGGCTCCTCCTTCGTGATTAACGGCCAGGTCTATCGCGGGACGCTCAACGGCAGCGGGCAAATCGGACACACCATTTTCGATCGCGACGGCGTGGCCTGCGCCTGCGGGCGATACGGCTGTCTGGAAACGGTCGCGTCGTTATCCGCCCTGAAAAAGCAGGCACGCTTATGGCTGAAATCCCAGCCCGGCACCCTCGGCCTTGACCCGGATGCACTTACCAGCCTGCAGTTGATTGAAGCCTGGCGGCAGGGAGATGAGAGGATCCAGCGCTGGGCAGACGAGGCTGCCAATGCCATCGGGCTGACGCTCTACAACCTGCTCAACATCCTTAACATCAATCAAATCTGGTTCTATGGCCGCAGCTGCGCCTTTGGTGAACGCTGGCTGGAGACCATCAACCGCCAGATTGGTTTTACTCCGTTCGATCACGGCGACGCGGTGCGTAACCGGCAAACGGAAATCGCCTTCGGGGGCTTAACCCGGCAGCAGCAGATTATCGGTATCGGGTATCTGTTTGTTGAAGATGCGCTGGCGGCAGGCTAA
- a CDS encoding DoxX family protein, producing the protein MNTLRYFDFGQSRALILLIARLALIALFIIFGVPKMFGFDGTVQYMEKLGAPMPMLAAIVAVIMEVPAAILIVLGFFTRPLAVLFVFYTLGTAVIGHHYWDMSGDAVMPNMINFFKNISIAGGFLLLAVAGPGAISIDRR; encoded by the coding sequence ATGAACACATTACGGTATTTCGATTTCGGTCAGTCCCGGGCACTGATCCTGTTGATTGCCCGCCTCGCCCTTATCGCTCTGTTTATTATTTTTGGCGTACCCAAGATGTTCGGCTTTGACGGCACGGTGCAGTATATGGAGAAGCTGGGCGCGCCCATGCCGATGCTGGCCGCCATTGTGGCGGTGATCATGGAAGTGCCTGCCGCCATCCTGATCGTGCTCGGCTTCTTTACCCGTCCGCTGGCGGTGCTGTTTGTCTTTTATACCCTGGGGACGGCGGTGATTGGTCACCACTACTGGGATATGAGTGGCGATGCGGTGATGCCGAATATGATTAACTTCTTCAAGAACATCAGCATTGCCGGCGGGTTTCTTCTGCTGGCGGTCGCCGGGCCGGGCGCCATCTCTATCGACCGGCGCTAG
- the glyA gene encoding serine hydroxymethyltransferase — protein sequence MLKREMNIADYDAELWQAMEQEKVRQEEHIELIASENYTSPRVMQAQGSQLTNKYAEGYPGKRYYGGCEYVDVVEQLAIDRAKELFGADYANVQPHSGSQANFAVYTALLQPGDTVLGMNLAQGGHLTHGSPVNFSGKLYNIIPYGIDESGKIDYADMEKQAKEHKPKMIIGGFSAYSGVVDWAKMREIADSIGAYLFVDMAHVAGLIAAGVYPNPVPHAHVVTTTTHKTLAGPRGGLILAKGGDEDLYKKLNSAVFPSAQGGPLMHVIAAKAVALKEAMEPEFKVYQQQVAKNAKAMVEVFLNRGYKVVSGGTENHLFLLDLVDKNLTGKEADAALGRANITVNKNSVPNDPKSPFVTSGIRIGSPAVTRRGFKEAEVKELAGWMCDVLDNINDEAVIERVKAKVLDICARFPVYA from the coding sequence ATGTTAAAGCGTGAAATGAACATTGCCGATTATGATGCCGAACTGTGGCAGGCTATGGAGCAGGAAAAAGTACGTCAGGAAGAGCACATCGAACTGATCGCCTCCGAAAACTACACCAGCCCGCGCGTCATGCAGGCGCAGGGCTCTCAGCTGACCAACAAATACGCTGAAGGTTACCCGGGCAAGCGCTACTACGGCGGTTGCGAGTATGTCGATGTTGTTGAACAGCTGGCCATCGACCGTGCGAAAGAACTCTTTGGCGCTGACTACGCGAACGTGCAGCCGCATTCTGGCTCCCAGGCTAACTTCGCGGTCTACACCGCACTGCTGCAGCCGGGCGATACCGTTCTGGGTATGAACCTGGCGCAGGGCGGCCACCTGACTCACGGCTCCCCGGTTAACTTCTCCGGCAAACTGTACAACATCATCCCTTACGGTATCGATGAGTCCGGTAAAATCGACTACGCAGACATGGAGAAGCAGGCCAAAGAGCACAAACCGAAGATGATCATCGGTGGCTTCTCGGCTTACTCCGGTGTGGTTGACTGGGCAAAAATGCGTGAAATCGCAGACAGCATCGGTGCATACCTGTTCGTGGACATGGCGCACGTTGCCGGTCTGATCGCCGCAGGCGTTTACCCTAACCCGGTTCCACACGCCCACGTCGTGACCACCACCACCCACAAAACCCTGGCAGGTCCACGCGGTGGCCTGATCCTGGCGAAAGGTGGCGACGAAGATCTGTATAAAAAACTGAACTCCGCCGTCTTCCCAAGCGCGCAGGGCGGCCCGCTGATGCACGTTATCGCGGCAAAAGCCGTGGCGCTGAAAGAAGCGATGGAGCCAGAGTTCAAGGTTTACCAGCAGCAGGTTGCTAAAAACGCCAAAGCGATGGTGGAAGTGTTCCTGAACCGCGGTTACAAAGTGGTTTCTGGCGGCACTGAAAACCACCTGTTCCTGCTGGATCTGGTGGATAAAAACCTGACCGGTAAAGAAGCTGACGCTGCCCTGGGCCGCGCCAACATCACCGTGAACAAAAACAGCGTACCAAACGATCCGAAGAGCCCGTTTGTGACCTCCGGTATCCGTATCGGTTCTCCGGCTGTGACTCGCCGCGGCTTTAAAGAAGCGGAAGTGAAAGAGCTGGCTGGCTGGATGTGTGACGTGCTGGACAACATCAACGACGAAGCCGTTATCGAACGCGTGAAAGCGAAAGTGCTGGATATCTGCGCTCGCTTCCCGGTTTACGCATAA
- the hmpA gene encoding NO-inducible flavohemoprotein — protein MLDAQTIATVKATIPLLVETGPKLTAHFYDRMFAHNPELKEIFNMSNQRNGDQREALFNAIAAYASNIENLAALLPAVEKIAQKHISFQIKPEQYNIVGGHLLATLDEMFSPGQEVLDAWGKAYGVLANVFINREAQIYSENASKNGGWEGTRAFRIVEKTPRSALITSFEFEPVDGQPVADYQPGQYLGVWLKPEGFPHQEIRQYSLTRKPNGKSYRIAVKREEGGQVSTWLHNEANVGDVVHLAAPAGDFFMAVESNTPVTLISAGVGQTPMLAMLDTLAKAQHGAQVNWFHAAENGEVHAFSDEVKTLAAGLPRFNAHTWYRLPSEDDRAAARFDSEGLMALSQHEGLLSAPEMQYYVCGPVAFMQYAAAQLIELGAKKENIHYECFGPHKVL, from the coding sequence ATGTTAGACGCTCAAACCATCGCTACCGTGAAAGCCACCATCCCCCTGCTGGTTGAAACCGGTCCTAAACTCACCGCCCATTTCTACGATCGCATGTTCGCGCACAACCCGGAGCTCAAAGAGATTTTCAACATGAGCAACCAACGTAACGGGGATCAGCGTGAGGCGCTGTTTAACGCCATTGCCGCCTATGCCAGCAATATCGAGAACCTGGCGGCGCTGCTGCCGGCGGTGGAAAAAATTGCCCAGAAACATATCAGCTTCCAGATCAAACCCGAGCAGTACAACATTGTTGGCGGCCACCTGCTGGCGACCCTGGACGAAATGTTCAGCCCGGGCCAGGAGGTGCTGGACGCATGGGGTAAAGCCTACGGCGTGCTGGCAAACGTCTTTATCAACCGTGAAGCGCAGATCTACAGCGAAAACGCCAGTAAGAACGGTGGCTGGGAAGGTACCCGCGCCTTCCGTATCGTGGAAAAAACCCCGCGCAGCGCCCTGATCACCAGCTTTGAATTCGAGCCGGTCGACGGCCAGCCGGTGGCCGACTATCAGCCAGGCCAGTATCTGGGCGTGTGGCTGAAGCCAGAGGGCTTCCCGCATCAGGAGATCCGCCAGTACTCCCTGACCCGCAAGCCGAACGGTAAAAGCTACCGTATTGCGGTGAAACGTGAGGAAGGCGGCCAGGTTTCAACATGGCTGCATAACGAAGCTAACGTCGGGGATGTGGTGCATCTTGCCGCGCCAGCGGGCGATTTCTTTATGGCCGTTGAGAGCAATACGCCGGTCACGCTGATCTCCGCCGGTGTCGGCCAGACACCGATGCTGGCGATGCTGGATACCCTGGCGAAAGCGCAGCACGGCGCGCAGGTTAACTGGTTCCACGCCGCGGAAAATGGCGAAGTGCATGCGTTTTCTGATGAGGTGAAAACCCTTGCGGCGGGTCTGCCCCGCTTCAACGCCCACACCTGGTATCGCCTGCCGTCTGAGGACGACCGTGCCGCAGCGCGCTTCGACAGCGAAGGCCTGATGGCGTTAAGCCAGCATGAAGGTCTGCTCAGCGCACCGGAGATGCAGTACTACGTGTGTGGTCCGGTGGCGTTTATGCAGTATGCCGCGGCGCAGCTCATTGAGCTGGGTGCGAAGAAAGAGAACATTCACTACGAGTGCTTCGGCCCGCATAAGGTGCTGTAA
- the glnB gene encoding nitrogen regulatory protein P-II, giving the protein MKKIDAIIKPFKLDDVREALAEVGITGMTVTEVKGFGRQKGHTELYRGAEYMVDFLPKVKIEIVVSDDIVETCVDTIIRTAQTGKIGDGKIFVFDVSRVIRIRTGEEDDAAI; this is encoded by the coding sequence ATGAAAAAGATTGATGCGATTATTAAACCTTTCAAACTGGATGATGTACGCGAAGCGCTGGCAGAAGTAGGCATCACCGGCATGACGGTGACAGAGGTGAAAGGCTTTGGTCGTCAGAAGGGCCACACTGAGCTCTATCGTGGCGCGGAATACATGGTTGATTTCCTGCCGAAGGTAAAGATTGAAATCGTGGTGTCGGACGACATCGTGGAAACCTGCGTGGATACCATTATCCGCACCGCCCAGACCGGCAAAATCGGTGACGGCAAGATCTTCGTCTTTGATGTGTCGCGCGTGATCCGTATCCGTACCGGCGAAGAAGACGACGCGGCGATTTAA